Proteins encoded by one window of Halosolutus amylolyticus:
- a CDS encoding sulfurtransferase: protein MATNDYANDVLVTADWVEERLDEFESDDPAHRLVEVDVDTEAYEDEHAPGAIGFNWETQLQDQTTRDVLTKEDFEDLLGSHGISEDSTVVLYGDNSNWFAAYTYWQFKYYGHDEVYLLDGGREYWLENDYPTTDEEPDFSAVEYDAAGPRESIRAYREDVENAIERGVPLVDVRSPEEFTGEILAPPGLQETAQRGGHIPGAKNISWAAVTNDDGTFKTREELEELYAEEGIDGDETTVAYCRIGERSSVAWFALHELLGYDDTVNYDGSWTEWGNLVNAPIEKGEADD from the coding sequence ATGGCAACGAACGACTACGCCAACGACGTACTCGTCACGGCCGACTGGGTCGAGGAGCGCCTCGACGAGTTCGAGAGCGACGACCCCGCACACCGACTGGTCGAGGTCGACGTGGACACGGAAGCCTACGAGGACGAACACGCCCCCGGCGCGATCGGGTTCAACTGGGAGACGCAACTGCAGGACCAGACCACCCGCGACGTCCTCACGAAGGAGGACTTCGAAGACCTGCTCGGGAGCCACGGCATCAGCGAGGACTCCACCGTGGTTCTCTACGGGGACAACTCCAACTGGTTCGCCGCCTACACCTACTGGCAGTTCAAGTACTACGGCCACGACGAGGTCTACCTTCTCGACGGCGGCCGCGAGTACTGGCTCGAGAACGACTACCCGACGACCGACGAGGAGCCCGACTTCTCCGCGGTCGAGTACGACGCCGCCGGCCCGCGCGAGAGCATCCGCGCCTACCGCGAGGACGTCGAGAACGCGATCGAGCGCGGCGTCCCGCTCGTCGACGTCCGATCGCCCGAGGAGTTCACCGGCGAGATCCTCGCCCCGCCGGGACTACAGGAGACCGCCCAGCGCGGCGGCCACATCCCGGGCGCGAAGAACATCTCGTGGGCCGCCGTGACGAACGACGACGGCACCTTCAAGACCCGCGAGGAACTCGAAGAACTCTACGCCGAGGAAGGCATCGACGGCGACGAGACGACCGTCGCCTACTGCCGCATCGGCGAGCGCTCCTCGGTCGCCTGGTTCGCGCTCCACGAACTGCTCGGCTACGACGACACCGTCAACTACGACGGCTCCTGGACCGAGTGGGGCAATCTCGTCAACGCGCCGATCGAGAAAGGCGAGGCGGACGACTGA